The following nucleotide sequence is from Tachyglossus aculeatus isolate mTacAcu1 chromosome 11, mTacAcu1.pri, whole genome shotgun sequence.
ccacgctgcttgtctcgatttgttgccgaattgtacttcccaagcgcttagtgcagtgttctgcacacagtaagcgcgcaataaatatggttgactgaatgaatgaccgggggAGGCTaaggtttggggctgggagtggggtcttcaatcaatcaatcaatcgtatttattgagcgtttactgtgtgcagagcactgtactaggcgcttgggaagtccaagttggcaacatctagagacggtccctacccaacagtgggctcacagtctagaagggggagacagagaacaaaacaaagcatattaacaaaataaaataaatagaatagatatgtactggtaaaatgaatagagtaataagtacgtacaaacatatatacacatatacaggtgctgtggggaagggaaggaggtaaggcaggggaaaagggggagaggaaggagggggctcagtgtgggaaggcctcctggaggaggtgagttctcagtggggccttgaagggaggaagatgtgcggagggagggcattccgggccaggaggatgatgtgggccgggggtcaatggtgggactggcgagaacgaggcccggtgaggaggttagcggtggcagaggagcggagggtgtgggttgggctggagaaggacagaagggaggtgaggtaggagggggcgaggggatggatggatggacagccttgaagcccagggtgaggagttcccccGCCACcgccacccttctctcctctctgggcAGAATTTAACATCTCCAGTTTGTCCGGCCTGCTGACCCCAGCCCTGGCGGAGAGCCTGCTGGTTGCCCTGCCCCCTTGCCACCTCACAGGGGGAAATGCCACCCTGAAGGTCCAGGGAGTCAACGACAGCTCAGGTCTGcagtcctcctcccccgcctcatCACCTCCTGCCCCCGCTCTTTATCCCTCATCCCTCTTTCCCACCCCTTCCACCCAGGAATTGCCTCTGCCCCCCCGAGTctgaccctaatcctaaccctgggGTCCCCTGCTCCACCAGTACTTCAGCGGCGGTTTGTGGTGCCAGCGTGCCGTGGGCGCCGGGAGCTCGTCAGCGTCGTGGACAGCAGTGCCGGCTTCACCTCCACCCGTCTGAACGCGTACCAAATCACCAGGCTGAAGCCGGGCACCACCTacacgtatgttgccaacttgtacttcccaagcgcttagtccagtgctctgcacaccgtaagcgctcaataaatacaattgaatgaatgaatgaatgtgcccacctgggaggcgggggagggcagaagggccGAGCTCTCCTCTCCGAGTCTCCCCGTTTTCCCCAAGCGCCACCCCCATAAAATCCGCCAGACCTcagccctcctaaaaccccacctcctcctggaagacttccctgattgagTCTCAGTACCCAGAAtggtaataatgattaataattatggtattcattaagcacttactatgcttaagtgcttagtagtaatggtaataatacccAGAATGGTAATAATACCCAGAATGGTAATAATACCCAGAAtggtaataatgattaataattatggtattggttaagcgcttactatgtgccaggcactatactaagcagtggagtagatacaagcaaatcgagatggaaacagtccctgccccacatgttttgttgtctgtctcccccttctaataataataataataataatggtggcatttgttaagcgcttactatgtgcaaagcactgttcaaagcgctgggggtggatacaaggtgatcaggttgtcccacgaggggctcacagtcctcatccccattttacagctgaggtaactgaggcccggagaagtgaagtgacttgcccaaggtcacacagctgacaagtggcagaggcgggatgtatgtgtgtgtatgtatatgtacatgcatatacGTGTATGTAtgttacatgtatatgtatatatgtatatgtttgtgtgtattcattactctattttatttatgcatatttattctatttattttattttgttaatatgttttgttttgttgtctgtctcccccttctagactgtgagcccgctgttgggtagggactgtctccctgtgttgccaacttgtacttcccaagcgcttagtccagtgctctgcacacagtaagcgctcaataaatacgattgaaagtgaaAGTGAAAAAAGTGGGCGAGAGATCGGCGGCGAGTTAGACGAGATGGagttatagtgagaaggttggcatactgtctcccccttctagactgtgagcccgctgttgggtagggaccgtctctagatgttgccaacttggacttcccaagtgcttagtacagtgctctgcacacagtaagcgctcaataaatacgattgaatgaatgaatgaattagaggaggaaagtggacGGGTtcagcagatgctcagtaaacatgCTTGTTGACTGActgggccaggaggaggggaaaggtccAGCACGGTGGTCCAGCCTTGAAGCCTTgccccttaataatgatggtatttttggggcgcttactatgtgccaagcactgttcttctggactgtgagcccactgttgggtagggaccgtctctatatgttgccaacttggacttcccaagctcttagtacagtgctctgcacacaataagcgctcaataaatacgattgattgattgattgttcttagctctgggatggatacaaggtaatcaggttgtcccacgtgaggctcccagactgaatccccaggtgaggtaactgaggcccagaaaagtgactcagccaaagtgacaacagctaagtggtggagccaggattagaacccacaacctctgactcccaagcccgggctctttccactgagccacgctgccccttcccctccactcgCCTCAGGCCCTCACCACTGCCCTCCCTGCCACAGCCTCTCTTACGTGGTGCAGAAAGGGTCCGTCCAGGAGACCAGCAATAAGGTCCGGATGACCACTCTCTCACGTGAGTGCCAACTGTGCCCCCTCAACTGCATCCCTGCACCTCACCCATCTccctggggtggggttgggggcagcTGGGCCCAAGCCGAGTTTCCCGGAGGGTCCGCGGCACCCGGGAAGGGCTGGGGCGCTTCCTGGTCCTCCGGGCCCTGTTTTCCCTGCAGGGAAGAAGGCGGAGCTGCTGGTGGTGGGCATGGCCCGCACGGGGGGCATGGTGGTCATCACGGTGCTGCTGTCTGTGGCCATGTTCCTACTGCTCCTGGGTTTCATCGTTGCCCTCGTGCTGGGCTCCCGCAACTGAGGCCCGGGCAGTGCCCGCCTGGGGCACACAACTCTTCGAAAAGCCATTTTCTTTAACCGTTGCTCTTGGCCCCACCTTCTGCCAAACGCTCCTCTTACCACCCACctctccttgccccccaccccgccccacgcTGAGCCTCCATCCCAGAAATAAAGCCAGGTGACTTTCCCCCCCACCTGTGGTCCATCCTTTCTTGGCAGGCCGGACCCCCAGGAAGGAAACAGAACCTTGTCGGGGGTGTCCACCGTCTCCTTCCTTACCCCagctggaggggcgggggaggaagaaagagcgaaagaaagagaaaaagaagcagagggagacacacagaacgagacagagagacagatgggggcacacagagaggtagaaaaacagagacagggacacacagagaggttgagccacacagaaagagacagagacacacagagaggtagaaaaacagagacagggacacacagagaggttgagccacacagaaagagacaggtagaaaaacagagacagggacacacagagaggttgagaagcacagaaagagacagagacacacagagaggtagaaaaacagagacagggacacacagagaggttgagccacacagaaagaggcagagacacacagagaggtagaaaaacagagacagagacgcacagagaggttgagccacacagaaagagacagagacacacagagaggtagaaaaacagagacagggacgcacagagaggttgagccacacagaaagagacagagacacaaagagaggTAGAAAacggagacagacacacaaagaggctgagccacacagaaagagacagagacacacagagaggtagaaaaacagagacacagacacacagagaggttGAGCCACACAGAAAGAGATAGAGACACTCAGAGAGATagaaaaacagagacagggacacacagagaggttgagccacacagaaagagacagagacacacagagaggtagaaaacagagacagggacacacagagaggttgagccacacagaaagacacagagacacacagagaggtggaaaaacagagacagggacacacagagaggttgagccacacagaaagagacagagacacacagagaggtagaaaaacagagacagggatGCACAGGGAGGTTGAGccacacagaaagagacagagacacacagagaggtagaaaaacagagacagggacacacagagaggctgagccacacagaaagagacagagacacacagagaggtagaaaaacagagacggggacacacagagaggttgagccacacagaaagagacagagacacacagagaggtagaaaaacagagacagggacaCACA
It contains:
- the UPK2 gene encoding uroplakin-2 — encoded protein: MTLPFLLRLPTLPLVLLLAKERAEFNISSLSGLLTPALAESLLVALPPCHLTGGNATLKVQGVNDSSVLQRRFVVPACRGRRELVSVVDSSAGFTSTRLNAYQITRLKPGTTYTLSYVVQKGSVQETSNKVRMTTLSRKKAELLVVGMARTGGMVVITVLLSVAMFLLLLGFIVALVLGSRN